The Paenibacillus sp. RC334 nucleotide sequence CTGATTGAGTTTTTATTTGTAAGCGCTTAATTAATGTATTAACAAAATCCAGCTCTTTTTTGCCTGAAATAAATCCTTTCGACGTAAAGCTGAACAGATTGGGCAGCACCATGTTTTCCCGGATCGAAAAATCCAGCACCAATCCCTCATCCTTGCGGTCCTCTGTAATAAAGCCGATTCCCAGCTTAACCGCGTCATCCGGCTTGCGGATAGCTACCTTTTTTCCCCGCACATGGATTTCACCGCTATCCAAAGCATCCAATCCAAAAAGCGCTCGCATAATTTCTGTCCGCCCCGAACCCATCAAGCCCGAAAAGCCTACAATTTCCCCGGATCGCACGGTAAAATTCACATTTTTAAATAAACCTTTGTGCGAGGCATTTTTGACCTCCAGCACCACTTCTCCCAAAGCAGGTATTCTCGCCGGATAGCGCTCAGTTAGCTCCCTGCCGACCATTTTCCGCACAACCTCATCAAAATCGGTATCAGGAATCGCTTGGGTATCCACTGTTTTTCCATCACGCATGACGGTAATCCGGTCGCAGATTGCGAATATTTCCTCCATCCGGTGTGAAATATACACTATGGAAACGCCTTCTTTTTTCAAGGAAGTAATAACCTCAAATAGCTTTTGAATTTCCCGTTCAGTTAGCGCGGCTGTCGGCTCATCCATTACGATTACTTTGGCATCCGTCATCAATGCTTTAGCTATTTCAATCATCTGCTGTTGACCTACGGAACATTCGCCTGCTTCCCCATTCAAAGGCAGATTCACTGCAAGCTTAGCGA carries:
- a CDS encoding sugar ABC transporter ATP-binding protein, with protein sequence MQIQMKGIHKAFGTNQVLSGVDFDLREGEVHALMGENGAGKSTLMNILIGLHRRDEGTIIIDGQETYFANPKEAEHKGIAFIHQELNVWPEMTVLENLFIGKEMTSKWGLLDSTKMKALANEQFAKLAVNLPLNGEAGECSVGQQQMIEIAKALMTDAKVIVMDEPTAALTEREIQKLFEVITSLKKEGVSIVYISHRMEEIFAICDRITVMRDGKTVDTQAIPDTDFDEVVRKMVGRELTERYPARIPALGEVVLEVKNASHKGLFKNVNFTVRSGEIVGFSGLMGSGRTEIMRALFGLDALDSGEIHVRGKKVAIRKPDDAVKLGIGFITEDRKDEGLVLDFSIRENMVLPNLFSFTSKGFISGKKELDFVNTLIKRLQIKTQSGETTVRSLSGGNQQKVVIAKWVGIGPSVLILDEPTRGVDVGAKREIYQLMNELTERGVAIIMVSSELPEVLGMSDRIIVVHEGKITGELSREEATQEHIMTLATGGQ